A window from Gossypium raimondii isolate GPD5lz chromosome 7, ASM2569854v1, whole genome shotgun sequence encodes these proteins:
- the LOC105791196 gene encoding uncharacterized protein LOC105791196: MSGVQASNVSSQASQGTKRKWVPEEDAALVSCMVDLHNVGTFNADTGFKADYLNELEKMLEKALPNAMLKARPNIESRIRLLKREWSIVYDMLNGQNNSGFGWDEHRQLVVEDAVWDSYLKSHKEAAQFRHRAFPYYNQLTAIYARDRATGKDAQTAADVLEEINDEDVPTTDMNEERNSFYDCEANVSLDDMDVSATEPRRDRDQGGSSSSNKKKKKSDARDNMSSSFNEAATLLAENMRAVGDQISRSIASDVVVQQKSEEFQIIQEKATYLYSTLWEIEGLTVDEWYRALSKIPDHPTQMLVFFSLPSTARLEWVRRFISDH; encoded by the exons atgtcaggtgtGCAAGCTTCAAATgtttcttctcaagcttctcaaggaaccaaaagaaaatgggttccagaagaagatgcagcattggtttcctgcatggtggacttgcacaatgttggaacatttaatgctgataccgggttcaaagccgattatttaaacgagttggaaaaaatgcTAGAGAAGGCTTTACCCAACGCAATGTTGAAGGCTAGACCTAATATTGAATCGAGAATTAGGTTACTAAAAAGGGAGTGGTCAATCgtgtatgacatgcttaatggccaaaacaatagcggttttggttgggacgagcataggcagctcgttgttgaagatgcggtttgggactcctatttaaag agtcacaaagaagctgctcaattcagacatcgtgctttcccttactacaaccagcttactgccatatacgcaagagatcgagcgACAGGaaaagatgctcaaacagctgctgatgttcttgaagaaataaatgatgAGGATGTACCTActacagatatgaatgaagaaagaaactcattctatgactgcgaagctaacgtctctttggatgacatggatgtttctgctaCGGAGCCGCGacgagatagagaccaagggggctcctcatcttcaaacaagaaaaagaagaaatctgatgctcgtgataatatgtcttcttcatttaatgaggctgccactttattggctGAAAACATGCGggccgttggcgatcaaatcagtaggagtattgcctccgatgtggtagttcagcagaagtcagaagaattccagatcatccaagagAAAGctacatatttatattcaaccttatgggaaattgaaggtttaaccgtcGATGAGTGGTATcgagctttgagtaaaattccagatcatccaactcaaatgctcgttttctttagtttaccttctactgcgcgattggaatgggtcagaagatttatttctgaccattaa